In Ferroplasma sp., a single window of DNA contains:
- the sufC gene encoding Fe-S cluster assembly ATPase SufC, which produces MTETVLEIKNLKAEVDGKEILKGINLTVNSGEIHALMGPNGAGKSTLGEVLIGHPNYKVTDGKILINGKDITYAAPEDRAKAGLFLAFQNPITVSGVKISTFLRMAYNNLYPNEKMPLKEFFNMVKEVMKDVDMDESFITRAINDGFSGGERKRFEVLQMVILKPKIVILDEIDSGLDVDALKLVSAEIKKMYNQKVGFLIITHYQRILKDIIPEFVHVLKDGKIVMNGDKNVSDRIEDEGYDWIKE; this is translated from the coding sequence ATGACAGAAACAGTACTTGAGATCAAAAACCTGAAGGCCGAGGTAGATGGCAAAGAAATATTGAAGGGAATCAACCTTACAGTCAATTCTGGCGAAATTCATGCACTTATGGGACCCAATGGGGCAGGCAAAAGCACCCTTGGAGAGGTACTCATAGGCCATCCCAATTATAAGGTCACAGATGGCAAAATTCTCATTAATGGAAAGGATATAACATACGCTGCTCCCGAAGACAGGGCAAAGGCAGGCCTATTCCTGGCATTCCAGAATCCTATAACCGTGAGTGGCGTCAAAATTTCAACCTTTTTGAGGATGGCTTATAACAATTTATATCCAAATGAAAAAATGCCGTTAAAGGAATTCTTCAATATGGTAAAGGAAGTAATGAAGGACGTGGACATGGACGAATCCTTTATAACAAGGGCAATTAACGATGGTTTCTCTGGCGGTGAGAGAAAGCGCTTTGAGGTTCTCCAGATGGTTATACTGAAGCCAAAAATCGTTATACTTGACGAAATAGACTCCGGGCTGGATGTTGATGCGCTGAAGCTTGTATCTGCAGAGATAAAGAAGATGTACAACCAGAAGGTTGGATTCCTTATAATTACCCATTACCAGAGAATATTGAAAGATATTATACCGGAATTCGTGCATGTGCTGAAGGATGGAAAAATAGTAATGAATGGAGATAAAAACGTATCCGATAGAATAGAGGATGAGGGATACGACTGGATAAAGGAGTGA
- a CDS encoding SufD family Fe-S cluster assembly protein — MVEDYNKDEEIEKLTESLKHSKKSDFEFHDTINPVYSTGTGLTRKTVEEISDIKHEPDWMRRSRLKALEIFLSKPLPTWGPDLSGIDFENLTYYSKPGETKAKNWDEVPDKIKETFDKLGIPQMEQKYLAGSVAQYDSEGVYGSLRKEWEDKGVIFTDLDTAVQEHPDLVKDYYCRAIPPSDNKFAALNGAVWSGGSFLYVPKNVTIDMPLQTYFRMNGEQSGQFEHTIVVADEGAKVHYIEGCLPEDELVSQGDKFVRIDELLTGNEVVSNTGNKRKITRKYVHPYNGFMYKITPLSPGNAFKATSEHPVLSIKKEEVTSRIRNGHNEISTRKLMEAEPQYRRTDELSVGDFIVYVSPVATEDDDSINESMLKILGLYVAEGSISFNQALNVDQMTFSFGKSEKEKEIAYDLYNTIKESGEQVDIFMAGNKYYTVSTYSKPLIEFCLENGGKYADKKAFSDKIMKLPAEKQKLLIDYYLKGNGNVYVKKGKSKMIRADTVSRALAFQLQEMLSRNNIFASIMIRLASSDEINSRAIQRKEQYIIEYTENIKFSRVRHKNNYYYVPIKKVEREEYNDIVYNLEVETDDSYLVKGFAVHNCTAPKYNTSSLHTAIVEIYARKNSDVKYTSVQNWSDSVYNLPVKRAWVDENAHMDWVTGELGSKVTMIYPSSYLRGRGASTSNLQITLATKDTFKDAGGKALHLAPDTTSRIVSKSISLDNGLTAYRGLVRMNEGAKRAKSHVQCDALLINSDSKNYTYPYDEIYEPTAEFSHEATVGKIGTDELTYLRSRGLSEDEASSMIVLGFMDDIMKEIPMEFAVEMNRLVKLEMSKMGAVG; from the coding sequence ATGGTGGAAGATTACAATAAAGATGAGGAAATTGAAAAATTGACGGAAAGCCTGAAACATAGCAAAAAGTCTGATTTCGAGTTCCATGATACAATAAATCCTGTGTACTCAACCGGTACCGGGCTAACAAGGAAAACAGTCGAGGAGATATCTGATATAAAGCATGAGCCGGACTGGATGAGGAGGAGCAGGCTGAAGGCTTTAGAAATATTCCTTTCAAAGCCCCTGCCCACATGGGGGCCGGACCTGTCTGGAATAGACTTTGAAAACCTTACATACTACTCAAAGCCTGGAGAGACCAAGGCGAAGAACTGGGATGAGGTTCCGGACAAGATAAAGGAAACATTCGACAAGCTGGGAATACCACAGATGGAGCAGAAATACCTTGCAGGATCTGTGGCCCAGTACGACAGCGAGGGAGTCTACGGAAGCCTGAGAAAGGAATGGGAGGATAAGGGCGTTATATTCACTGACCTTGATACGGCAGTCCAGGAGCACCCTGACCTTGTAAAGGATTACTACTGCAGGGCAATTCCCCCCAGTGACAATAAATTTGCAGCACTGAACGGTGCAGTATGGTCCGGTGGGTCTTTCCTGTATGTTCCAAAGAATGTTACAATAGACATGCCATTGCAGACATACTTCAGGATGAACGGCGAGCAGAGTGGGCAGTTCGAGCATACAATAGTTGTTGCAGACGAGGGTGCAAAGGTACACTACATAGAAGGTTGTTTACCGGAGGACGAACTGGTCAGCCAGGGCGACAAATTCGTCAGGATCGATGAATTGCTTACAGGCAATGAGGTTGTATCCAATACCGGCAATAAAAGGAAAATCACAAGGAAATACGTACATCCCTACAATGGATTCATGTACAAAATCACACCATTATCTCCTGGAAATGCATTCAAGGCAACATCGGAACACCCAGTTCTCAGCATAAAGAAGGAGGAGGTCACATCAAGGATAAGGAACGGGCACAATGAAATTTCAACCAGGAAGTTGATGGAAGCTGAACCCCAGTACAGAAGAACAGATGAATTGTCTGTGGGGGACTTCATTGTATATGTATCGCCTGTGGCTACAGAGGATGATGATTCCATAAATGAATCTATGCTGAAGATTCTTGGACTGTATGTAGCGGAAGGTTCAATATCCTTCAACCAAGCACTGAATGTGGATCAGATGACCTTTTCATTCGGAAAATCGGAAAAGGAGAAAGAAATAGCATACGATTTATATAACACAATAAAGGAATCAGGGGAACAGGTCGATATATTCATGGCAGGAAACAAATACTATACAGTTTCCACATACTCGAAACCACTGATAGAATTCTGCCTGGAAAATGGTGGAAAATACGCTGATAAGAAGGCCTTTTCAGATAAAATCATGAAACTACCTGCGGAAAAGCAGAAATTGTTAATAGACTATTACCTGAAAGGAAATGGCAACGTATATGTAAAAAAGGGCAAGTCAAAAATGATCAGGGCAGACACAGTGAGCAGGGCTCTTGCATTCCAGCTTCAGGAGATGCTTTCAAGGAACAATATATTTGCCAGTATAATGATCAGGCTTGCTTCCAGTGATGAAATCAACAGCAGGGCTATTCAGAGAAAAGAACAGTACATAATAGAATATACTGAAAATATAAAATTCAGCAGGGTAAGGCATAAAAACAACTATTACTACGTTCCCATAAAAAAGGTGGAGCGTGAAGAATACAACGATATTGTATACAACCTTGAAGTGGAAACTGACGACTCATACCTGGTGAAAGGATTCGCAGTTCATAACTGCACTGCGCCAAAATACAACACGAGCTCATTGCATACAGCCATAGTCGAAATATATGCAAGGAAAAACTCCGATGTAAAATATACAAGTGTCCAGAACTGGTCAGATAGTGTTTACAATCTTCCCGTAAAAAGAGCATGGGTTGATGAAAATGCCCATATGGACTGGGTAACAGGAGAGCTTGGATCAAAGGTAACAATGATATATCCCTCATCCTATCTCAGGGGAAGGGGAGCATCAACCTCTAACCTGCAGATAACACTGGCAACAAAGGATACATTCAAGGATGCTGGAGGCAAGGCACTTCATCTTGCGCCAGACACGACATCCAGGATAGTATCCAAATCTATCAGCCTGGATAACGGGTTGACTGCATACCGTGGCCTGGTAAGGATGAACGAGGGTGCCAAGAGGGCAAAAAGCCATGTGCAGTGCGATGCGCTCTTAATAAACAGCGATTCAAAGAACTATACATACCCCTATGATGAGATATATGAGCCAACTGCAGAATTCAGCCATGAGGCAACAGTAGGAAAAATAGGGACAGACGAGCTTACATACCTCAGGTCAAGGGGATTGAGCGAGGATGAAGCATCCTCAATGATAGTCCTCGGATTCATGGATGACATAATGAAGGAAATACCCATGGAATTTGCAGTGGAAATGAACAGGCTGGTCAAGCTGGAAATGTCCAAAATGGGCGCTGTGGGATAA
- a CDS encoding helix-turn-helix transcriptional regulator, whose product MEELINDYLGNSKTTILSSLLYEDKTLEQLSGIMKVNKNAVKEHLNYLETHSLVSSYFVRAKAGRPKKYYKLTMKGMQIFPKQYINFSSMLLKEVENEIGTLRLNGILMKIAEDMVREVSSDSVALASLTREEKLEKIGEYVNILNRLGYYAKMEVDGDTVKIIRHNCVFYELAKNNKDMVCGSLEKSMFSDTVSDDFKLMENFPDGDNKCVVEISISD is encoded by the coding sequence ATGGAGGAATTAATTAACGATTATCTTGGGAATAGTAAAACAACTATACTCAGTTCACTGCTGTACGAGGATAAAACCCTTGAACAGCTTTCCGGCATAATGAAGGTAAATAAAAATGCGGTGAAGGAGCATTTGAATTATCTAGAAACCCACAGCCTGGTTTCATCATACTTTGTAAGGGCAAAGGCGGGACGGCCGAAAAAATATTATAAGCTTACAATGAAGGGTATGCAGATCTTTCCTAAGCAGTATATAAACTTCTCATCAATGCTCCTGAAAGAGGTTGAGAATGAAATAGGAACATTAAGGCTGAATGGCATACTGATGAAAATTGCAGAGGATATGGTAAGGGAGGTTTCATCAGACAGCGTGGCCCTTGCATCTTTAACAAGGGAGGAAAAGCTGGAAAAAATTGGAGAGTATGTGAATATACTCAACCGGCTTGGCTACTATGCAAAGATGGAGGTGGATGGTGATACTGTAAAAATTATCAGGCATAACTGTGTTTTCTATGAACTGGCAAAAAATAACAAGGATATGGTATGCGGTTCCCTTGAGAAATCCATGTTTTCAGATACAGTAAGCGATGACTTCAAGCTCATGGAAAACTTCCCGGATGGAGATAATAAATGCGTGGTTGAAATATCCATATCGGACTGA